GGGAGAAAAACCATGAAAAAGCTCGCGACCGTGCTTGCCGCCCTGCTCTTCGGCACCCTGGCCTGCCAGGCCTCGTTCATCAGTCTCAACACGACGCTGACCTCCAAGCTGGAAAGGGGCAAGCTCCGGGTCATGGTCCAGGTCGTCAACAAGGGGGACGAGTCGGCGTTCGGCGTCCAGGCGGAGCTCCGGGTCGGCGGCCGGACGATCCTGGCCGAAAAGAAACAGGAACTGCCGGTCAACGCCGCTTACCAGGTCAAGGCGCTGGTCCCGCTCGATCTCCAGACGCCGGGGAGCTACCCGCTGATCCTCGTCATGCACTACACCGATGCCAACCAGTACCCGTTCTCGGCCCTCACCGGCCAGGCGTTCGTCTACCAGCGGGAAGGGGTCCCGCCCCTTTTCGGCCAGGTCAAACCGGCGACCTTCGCCAAGGAAGGCCGGATCGACCTCCTTCTGAAAAATTCGGGCGACCGCGAGATCAAGGCGACGACCCGGCTGGTCATCCCGCGCGAGCTGACGGTGGCGGGCGACGCCCAGCCGCTGACGGTCCCGGCCCGCGGCCAAAAGTCGGCCAGTTTCTCGCTCAGCAATTTCTCCGCCCTCTCGGGGAGCACCTACCAGGTCTTTGCCGTCGCCGAGTTCGAGGATAACGGCCTCCACTACACCTGCCTCGCCCCGGGGACGGTCAAGATCAACGAGTCGAACGTGCTGGTCAACTACCAGGCGTATTTCATCGCCCTGATTGTTATCCTGGCCCTCGGCTTCGTCGCCCTGCAGTTCGTTAGGGAATGAAAAAGCTCGGCTTGCTCCTCGGCCTCCTGGTCAGCGCGCTCCTGCTCGGGCTCCTCTTTTACCGGCTCGACCTCCCCCGCTTCGCCGCCGCCTGCCGCTCGGCGAACTACTGGCTGCTCATCCCGTCGCTGGCCGCCTCCCTTTTTGTCCTTTGGCTCCGGGCGGTCCGCTGGCAGTGGCTGGTCCGGCCGCTAAAAACGGCCAAACTGTCCAACCTGTTCGCCGCCGCCGCCATCGGCTATTTTTTCAACACGATCATGCCGGGCCGGGTCGGCGAGTTCGCCCGCGCCCATTACCTCGGTAAAACGGAGAACATCAGCCGCGCCGCGGCGTTCGCCACCGTCGTCGTTGAGCGGCTGTTCGACGGGCTCTCGATCCTTGTTATCCTGGCCTTGCTCCCGTTCTGGCTCCGGCTCCCGGCGCGAACCGCGCTGGCGGCCGCCAGTTGGTCGGCGCTCGCCCTCTATCTTTTTATCAGCGGCCTGATCGCTCTGGCCGTTTACCGGCCGGAGCTTGCCGCCCGGCTCAGCGGCCGGCTCCCTGCCGCCTGGCGGGCAAAAGCGGAACAAACCTTCAACTCCCTGGTCGCCGGTTTTAAAACGATCCTCGACCCGCGGGTCCTCTTTTATTCAGCTCTCTACTCGTTCCTGATCTGGGGCGTGTCCGCTTACAGCATCTACCTGGCTGTCATGGCGTTCCACCAGCCGGTCTCCTTTGCCGCCGCCCTGTTCATCCTCGTCCTGCTAACCTTTACCGTCATCATCCCCTCCTCGCCCGGTTACCTGGGGACGTTCGACGTCGGCATGGCCTGGGGGTTGATGTTCTTTGGCCTGGCGCGGGAGAACGCGCTCGGCGTCACCATCGTCTACCACGGGATGGGCATGATCAGCACTATCCTGCTCGGCGCTTATTATTTGATCAAGAGCGGGTTTGACTGGCGGGGGGAGCTTAGCTGATGACGGTCGGCCGGCGCGCGGCGCTCATCTGCCTGGCGATCTACCTTCTCTCTTTCGGCCTGCTCTATTACGCCCATTCGGTCCGGGTCGAGAAAGACCCCGGCTTAACCGGAGAGGAGCTGGCGATCGCCTACCGCGACGTTTACCTCCTGCCGACGCGGAGCCAGCATAATTACTACGCCACCACCTTCTCTTCCGCCGTCTACTACTGGGTTGGCAGCTACCTGCTGCCGATCACCGTCAATTCCCAGCGGCTCTTCAAGATCGCCGGGATGGCGTTCCTGCCGCTCCTGATCGTCCTTTTAATGCGGACGATCCGCCCGCCTACTTCCTGGCTGGCGGCGTCAAGCGCCGCCCTTCTCTTCTGCGCCATGCCGCCGGTCATCTGGTTCTCGATCATGGTCCAGGATTTTCCGACCGACTGCGTTTTTTCCTTTTTAGCTTTGCTCCTGGCGTTCCGCTTTTCCTGGCGCGACCAACCGCTCCGGGTCGCGGGCGGCCTGACGGCGATCGGCCTCCTGATCGTCTGGTTCGTCCACTTTTACGGCGGCTCCTTTGTCCTGGCGCTGATCATTCCGCTCCTGCTCGGCTGGAAGGCGCTGACCGGCGAGCCGGC
This window of the Candidatus Margulisiibacteriota bacterium genome carries:
- a CDS encoding lysylphosphatidylglycerol synthase transmembrane domain-containing protein produces the protein MKKLGLLLGLLVSALLLGLLFYRLDLPRFAAACRSANYWLLIPSLAASLFVLWLRAVRWQWLVRPLKTAKLSNLFAAAAIGYFFNTIMPGRVGEFARAHYLGKTENISRAAAFATVVVERLFDGLSILVILALLPFWLRLPARTALAAASWSALALYLFISGLIALAVYRPELAARLSGRLPAAWRAKAEQTFNSLVAGFKTILDPRVLFYSALYSFLIWGVSAYSIYLAVMAFHQPVSFAAALFILVLLTFTVIIPSSPGYLGTFDVGMAWGLMFFGLARENALGVTIVYHGMGMISTILLGAYYLIKSGFDWRGELS